From Streptomyces chrestomyceticus JCM 4735, one genomic window encodes:
- a CDS encoding bifunctional 4-hydroxy-2-oxoglutarate aldolase/2-dehydro-3-deoxy-phosphogluconate aldolase, which produces MNFADALRIARLVAIIRGTDADASFRTVMPLAEAGVSLIEVSLTGRDALHVIRRARAELGTDAWLGAGTVLTADDAQHAAEAGANLTVTPGLGAGLDTSVRPGLPVLAGVLTPSEVIAANAAGAAALKLFPASVGGPDYLKALRAPFPDAPFVPVGGVDAAAARAYLAAGAVAVGVGSPLVGDAADGGDLAALRTRAADFLSVCGG; this is translated from the coding sequence ATGAACTTCGCCGACGCGCTGCGAATCGCCCGTCTGGTCGCCATCATCCGTGGCACGGACGCCGACGCATCGTTCCGTACGGTCATGCCCCTTGCCGAAGCAGGCGTCTCCCTGATCGAGGTCTCCCTCACCGGCCGCGACGCACTGCACGTCATCCGCCGGGCCCGCGCCGAGCTGGGCACTGACGCCTGGCTCGGCGCCGGAACCGTACTCACCGCCGACGACGCCCAACACGCCGCCGAGGCCGGAGCGAACCTGACCGTCACGCCCGGCCTGGGCGCGGGCCTGGACACTTCCGTACGTCCCGGCCTGCCGGTTCTCGCCGGGGTACTCACCCCCTCGGAAGTGATCGCTGCCAATGCCGCAGGAGCGGCAGCTCTGAAGCTCTTTCCGGCCTCGGTAGGCGGCCCCGACTACCTCAAGGCCCTCCGCGCGCCGTTTCCCGACGCGCCGTTCGTACCGGTCGGCGGGGTGGACGCGGCAGCGGCCCGTGCTTACCTGGCCGCCGGAGCGGTGGCTGTCGGAGTCGGTTCGCCCTTGGTCGGGGACGCCGCGGACGGCGGCGACCTGGCCGCCCTCCGCACCCGCGCAGCCGACTTCCTCTCGGTGTGCGGCGGATGA
- the dgoD gene encoding galactonate dehydratase: MKISRVETFLAPPRWMFVRVETDDGLVGWGEPVVEGRAEPVRAAVEVLSEYLLGRDPSRIEDHWQVMTKGGFYRGGPVLSSAVAGLDQALWDIKGKRYGVPVHQLLGGPVRERVRAYAWVGGDEPDEIRDALTAQVEAGFSAVKMNGCGRMSPVATRAEVRDCLRRAETAREVLGDERDFGLDFHGRVSPANARRLLPLLAEHAPMFVEEPVLCDYPHALPDLVNASNIPLALGERLFTRQEFLAPLQAGVSIVQPDISHAGGISELRRIAALAETYGAQLAPHCPLGPVALAASLQVAFTTPNFLIQEQSVGIHYNQDAELLDYVADPEPFRFHDGFLLRTDRPGLGVTVDEPAVRAADRQGHAWRNPVWRYADGSFAEW; encoded by the coding sequence GTGAAGATCAGCCGTGTCGAGACGTTCCTGGCTCCGCCACGCTGGATGTTCGTCCGCGTGGAGACCGACGACGGCCTCGTCGGCTGGGGCGAGCCGGTGGTCGAGGGCCGTGCGGAGCCGGTACGTGCCGCTGTCGAGGTCCTGTCCGAGTACCTCCTCGGCCGAGATCCGTCGCGCATCGAGGACCACTGGCAGGTCATGACGAAGGGCGGCTTCTACCGCGGCGGCCCGGTGCTCTCCTCCGCGGTCGCCGGGCTGGACCAGGCCCTGTGGGACATCAAGGGCAAGCGGTATGGCGTGCCCGTCCACCAGCTCCTCGGCGGCCCCGTACGGGAACGCGTCCGCGCGTACGCCTGGGTCGGCGGCGACGAGCCGGACGAGATCCGGGACGCGCTGACCGCCCAGGTGGAGGCGGGCTTCTCCGCCGTCAAGATGAACGGCTGCGGGCGGATGTCACCCGTCGCCACCCGCGCGGAGGTGCGTGACTGCCTGCGCCGGGCCGAGACCGCCCGTGAGGTACTGGGCGACGAACGGGACTTCGGCCTGGACTTCCACGGCCGGGTCTCCCCCGCCAACGCGCGCCGTCTCCTTCCTCTGCTGGCCGAGCACGCACCGATGTTCGTCGAGGAACCCGTGCTCTGCGACTACCCGCACGCACTTCCCGACCTGGTCAACGCCTCCAACATCCCGCTCGCATTGGGCGAGCGGCTCTTCACCCGCCAGGAGTTCCTCGCTCCGCTCCAAGCGGGCGTCTCCATCGTCCAGCCGGACATCTCGCACGCGGGCGGCATCTCCGAACTGCGCCGGATCGCCGCCCTCGCGGAGACGTACGGAGCCCAGCTCGCGCCGCACTGCCCCCTCGGCCCGGTCGCCCTCGCCGCCAGTCTTCAGGTCGCCTTCACCACCCCCAACTTCCTCATCCAGGAACAGTCCGTCGGCATCCACTACAACCAGGACGCCGAACTGCTCGACTACGTGGCCGACCCGGAACCCTTCCGTTTCCACGACGGTTTTCTCCTGCGCACCGACCGCCCTGGGCTGGGCGTGACGGTCGACGAGCCGGCCGTACGGGCCGCCGACAGACAGGGCCACGCCTGGCGTAACCCGGTCTGGCGTTACGCGGACGGTTCGTTCGCCGAGTGGTGA
- a CDS encoding DUF4383 domain-containing protein, with the protein MDAGQALHGPTRTLRGKVRHTRLDEHLPVDHRLSTVYRFGAGLMGLILVAFGILGLIDKIGFFDTGGDTVAGLNTNGALSVLSIIVGLVLFGGMVIGGNLASTLNIVLGVAFLLSGFINLAILETGFNYLAFRIQNVLFSFFVGLMLLVFGMYGRVSGGLPHDNPYWRARHPEVAQRQPRRPVPPPPRTGAHVSPRHETATGGRHRRPKHRRHAV; encoded by the coding sequence ATGGACGCTGGCCAGGCTCTGCACGGGCCCACCCGGACGCTGCGCGGCAAGGTGCGGCACACACGGCTCGACGAACATCTGCCCGTCGATCACCGGCTGAGCACGGTGTACCGGTTCGGCGCCGGTCTGATGGGGCTGATTCTCGTCGCGTTCGGCATTCTCGGACTGATCGACAAGATCGGATTCTTCGACACGGGCGGCGACACCGTCGCGGGCCTGAACACCAACGGCGCGCTGAGCGTGCTGTCGATCATCGTCGGCCTGGTCCTCTTCGGGGGCATGGTGATCGGTGGAAACCTCGCCTCCACGCTCAACATCGTGCTCGGAGTGGCCTTCCTGCTGAGCGGCTTCATCAATCTCGCCATCCTGGAGACCGGCTTCAACTACCTGGCCTTCCGCATCCAGAACGTGCTGTTCAGCTTCTTCGTCGGCCTGATGCTGCTGGTCTTCGGCATGTACGGACGGGTCTCCGGCGGCCTGCCGCACGACAACCCGTACTGGCGCGCCCGGCACCCGGAAGTGGCGCAGCGACAGCCCCGGCGCCCTGTCCCGCCCCCGCCCCGTACCGGCGCTCATGTGTCACCACGGCACGAGACCGCCACGGGCGGCCGCCACCGCCGCCCGAAACACCGCAGGCACGCGGTGTGA
- a CDS encoding DUF6415 family natural product biosynthesis protein produces the protein MSTNAHADTAEIQRTITSALSMRHGRTSLPALADMDRRLREHIEYLLPEAEKVVGGLWRGSIDWYRGSSVLDAIRDHARPLPASPLSALVDVEQRARHCQWLLDQHAPPV, from the coding sequence ATGAGCACGAACGCGCACGCCGACACAGCAGAGATCCAGCGCACCATCACCAGCGCGCTGTCGATGCGTCACGGCCGCACCTCCCTGCCGGCGCTCGCCGACATGGACCGGCGCCTGCGGGAGCACATCGAGTACCTGTTGCCCGAGGCGGAGAAGGTTGTCGGCGGCCTGTGGCGGGGCTCCATCGACTGGTACCGCGGGTCCAGCGTGCTGGACGCGATCCGCGATCATGCCCGGCCGCTGCCTGCCTCGCCCCTGTCCGCGCTGGTGGATGTCGAGCAGCGGGCGCGCCACTGCCAGTGGCTGCTGGATCAGCACGCGCCGCCGGTGTAG
- a CDS encoding helix-turn-helix domain-containing protein, whose product MPAIVYHRVGARVAYQRRLASLTQAELASAAAIALGTLRKIERDERGASDAVLDAIADALGIDPSELLPGTGRPDDRVHQAMPALSEVIATYDMPDDGPVRPLRQLRDAVDEAVRWRLAAQYVRITRHVPALLAELSRALHTAPPADRAAVAALLVSAYRAADAVAYKYGARDLSARLIDLMRWTAPHAEDPLLDAAVAYVRTETFFAARAHEAGLRALEQAADAALRRNDTATLAARGALHMRAAVIAGRAGQAATAETHLDEARALGDRVPEATYGGTAFGPDSVRIHEVSLAVSLGDAHAGRALSLAREWQPPVDLPAERRSGFYIELARAQLWAGQADHAFESLKVARRIAPQHTREHRWVREDTATLRRLKRADAESLNNFAAWCRAGE is encoded by the coding sequence ATGCCCGCCATCGTGTACCACCGGGTAGGCGCACGCGTCGCCTACCAGCGCCGCCTCGCGAGCCTCACCCAAGCCGAACTCGCCTCTGCCGCCGCCATCGCCCTCGGCACCCTTCGGAAGATCGAACGCGACGAGCGTGGCGCCTCCGACGCGGTCCTGGACGCCATCGCCGACGCCCTCGGCATCGACCCCTCCGAACTGCTGCCCGGCACAGGGAGGCCAGACGACCGCGTCCACCAGGCCATGCCTGCCCTGTCCGAGGTCATCGCTACCTACGACATGCCGGACGACGGCCCGGTGCGCCCGCTGCGCCAACTGCGAGATGCCGTTGACGAGGCGGTCCGCTGGCGGCTCGCTGCCCAGTACGTGCGCATCACCCGCCACGTACCTGCCCTGCTCGCCGAACTATCCCGCGCCCTGCACACCGCGCCGCCGGCCGACCGGGCCGCTGTGGCCGCGCTGCTGGTCTCCGCCTACCGTGCCGCCGACGCCGTCGCCTACAAGTACGGCGCCCGCGACCTGTCCGCCCGTCTCATCGACCTCATGCGCTGGACCGCCCCGCACGCCGAGGACCCGCTGCTTGACGCCGCCGTCGCCTACGTCCGCACCGAAACCTTCTTCGCGGCCCGCGCCCACGAAGCAGGGCTCCGCGCCCTCGAACAGGCCGCCGACGCGGCCCTCCGCCGCAACGACACCGCCACACTCGCTGCCCGCGGCGCCCTGCACATGCGAGCTGCCGTCATCGCTGGCCGCGCCGGGCAGGCCGCCACCGCCGAGACTCACCTCGACGAGGCGCGCGCTCTCGGCGACCGCGTCCCCGAAGCCACCTACGGTGGCACCGCGTTCGGCCCGGACAGCGTCCGCATCCACGAGGTGTCCCTGGCTGTGAGCCTCGGTGACGCACACGCCGGCCGCGCCCTGAGCCTGGCCCGCGAATGGCAGCCGCCCGTGGACTTGCCCGCCGAACGGCGTTCGGGCTTCTACATCGAACTCGCCCGCGCCCAGCTGTGGGCAGGGCAGGCAGATCACGCCTTCGAGTCTTTGAAGGTCGCCCGCCGCATCGCTCCCCAGCACACCCGCGAGCACCGCTGGGTGCGGGAGGACACCGCGACACTGCGCCGACTCAAGCGAGCGGACGCGGAGAGCCTGAACAACTTCGCCGCCTGGTGCCGCGCCGGCGAGTGA
- a CDS encoding HAD family hydrolase, with translation MIEAAVFDIGETLTSDERYWRDWADWLAVPRHTLSALVGAVVAQGRDNADAVRLLKPGVDIAAEYRAREAAGRGEHLDESDLYPDVRPALQALRHAGLRVLIAGNQTVRAGTLLRGLGLPADAIATSGEWGVAKPAPEFFDNVVELAGAAPERVVYVGDHPANDIAPARAAGLRTAHIRRGALGHLWAGTPDAEAADWRIDSLHDLLPLIR, from the coding sequence ATGATCGAAGCGGCGGTATTCGACATCGGCGAAACCCTGACCAGCGACGAGCGGTACTGGCGCGACTGGGCCGACTGGCTCGCCGTACCCCGGCACACCTTGTCTGCCCTGGTCGGTGCTGTCGTCGCCCAAGGACGGGACAACGCCGACGCTGTCCGGCTCCTCAAGCCGGGCGTCGACATCGCCGCCGAGTACCGGGCACGCGAGGCGGCTGGCCGCGGCGAACATCTCGACGAGAGCGACCTGTACCCCGACGTCCGGCCCGCCCTCCAGGCCCTCCGGCACGCCGGGCTGCGCGTCCTGATCGCAGGCAATCAGACCGTCCGCGCCGGCACGCTGCTGCGGGGCCTGGGCCTGCCAGCCGACGCCATCGCCACGTCCGGCGAGTGGGGCGTCGCCAAACCGGCCCCCGAGTTCTTCGACAACGTCGTGGAGCTCGCGGGCGCGGCGCCGGAGCGCGTCGTCTATGTCGGCGACCACCCCGCCAACGACATCGCCCCCGCCCGCGCGGCAGGCCTGCGCACCGCCCACATCCGTCGGGGAGCCCTCGGCCACCTGTGGGCTGGCACCCCCGACGCCGAGGCCGCCGACTGGCGCATCGACTCCCTGCACGACCTGCTGCCGCTCATCCGCTGA
- a CDS encoding macro domain-containing protein, which produces MTPSICYAVGDATAPSATGPRIIAHVCNDVGGWGRGFVTALSRRGPEPEAAYRRWYREREQNDFGLGAVQLVPVHTNLWVANMVGQHGIRRAGGQPPVRYEAIEEALGRLAGHALDLGAAVHMPRIGAGLAGGDWTQIEPLIEKQLCARGVNVTVYDPPGRQGNVMR; this is translated from the coding sequence GTGACCCCCTCGATCTGCTACGCGGTAGGCGACGCCACCGCTCCGTCCGCCACGGGCCCGCGCATCATCGCCCACGTCTGCAACGACGTCGGCGGGTGGGGGCGCGGCTTCGTGACCGCCCTTTCGCGCCGCGGTCCCGAACCGGAGGCCGCGTACCGGCGCTGGTACCGCGAACGCGAGCAGAACGACTTCGGGCTCGGCGCCGTGCAGCTCGTGCCGGTCCACACGAACCTGTGGGTCGCCAACATGGTCGGCCAGCACGGTATCCGCCGGGCAGGCGGACAACCGCCCGTGCGGTACGAGGCCATCGAGGAAGCGCTCGGCAGACTGGCCGGCCACGCGCTCGACCTCGGTGCGGCCGTGCACATGCCGCGGATCGGCGCCGGTCTGGCGGGCGGCGACTGGACGCAAATCGAACCGCTGATCGAGAAGCAGCTCTGCGCCCGCGGTGTGAACGTCACGGTGTACGACCCGCCCGGCAGGCAAGGGAACGTTATGCGCTAG
- a CDS encoding CHAP domain-containing protein, with translation MSYARRVIATARAEVGTHEGRSSGRWNNIQKYSPAVPGLEWSQGQAWCSTFVSWVFRKAGCAQLAPVTASCAVGVDWFRSRGRFTEYPVIGGPVYFGPGGGSHVGICIAYTDSTITTVEGNTNINGSAEGDGVYLKSRPRKSDYVYGYGIPDYPEGVVLADPAWRTRRNVTYFSHQASADDLPTTAPGGQTPEDNVSLTPQQAQQLAELHDVLVPYAGWQYKGKGEETDAYAYLRGTNASVKALTTQIAAQTAAISRIAQLVGSGVNTQQVVDAVEKAIAEAVVKVDVDVTGVDSA, from the coding sequence GTGTCCTACGCACGCCGCGTCATCGCCACCGCCCGCGCCGAAGTCGGCACCCACGAAGGGCGCTCCAGCGGGCGCTGGAACAACATCCAGAAGTACAGTCCGGCCGTGCCGGGACTGGAGTGGTCGCAGGGACAGGCGTGGTGCAGCACTTTCGTGTCCTGGGTGTTCCGCAAGGCCGGCTGCGCCCAGCTTGCCCCGGTCACCGCGTCCTGCGCGGTCGGCGTCGACTGGTTCCGTTCGCGCGGCCGGTTCACCGAATACCCCGTGATCGGCGGCCCCGTCTATTTCGGACCCGGCGGCGGCAGCCACGTGGGCATCTGCATCGCCTACACGGACTCCACGATCACCACCGTGGAAGGCAACACCAACATCAACGGGTCGGCCGAGGGCGACGGGGTGTACCTCAAGTCCCGCCCCCGCAAGTCGGACTACGTCTACGGCTACGGCATCCCGGACTACCCCGAGGGCGTCGTGCTGGCGGACCCGGCATGGCGCACCCGCCGCAACGTGACCTACTTCAGCCACCAAGCCTCGGCCGACGACCTACCCACCACCGCCCCAGGCGGCCAGACCCCGGAGGACAACGTGTCCCTCACCCCCCAGCAGGCCCAGCAGCTCGCCGAGCTGCACGACGTGCTCGTGCCCTACGCCGGCTGGCAGTACAAGGGCAAGGGCGAAGAGACCGACGCCTACGCCTACCTGCGCGGCACCAACGCCTCGGTGAAGGCGCTCACCACGCAGATCGCCGCACAGACCGCCGCGATCAGCAGGATCGCACAGCTCGTCGGCTCCGGCGTGAACACCCAGCAGGTCGTCGACGCCGTCGAGAAGGCCATCGCCGAAGCCGTCGTCAAGGTCGACGTCGACGTCACGGGCGTGGACAGCGCGTGA
- a CDS encoding phage tail domain-containing protein: protein MPYAAGDSLGGLRADLGPLPLGAVDGSGVAWSLGKLDGWGSASVRAEYQPREGDHGAWASPVYLGERPITLAGTITAPDLAALDDAMERLRSAAALTDTPLVVHESTPKLVTVRRAGEPLLEYVTDRIASYSVLVTAADPRRYATVLQQGSTGLPVTTGGLTPPYAVPYTLAATTVAGQVDAYNEGSFDTRPALVITGPVSRPTVFGQMPDGSVRMLLYGLDLADGDQLVIDTDAHTAILNGNVSRRRYLTTPQGWPTIPAQAAVSYQFRAAAYSPTALLTVRWRSAWM from the coding sequence GTGCCGTACGCCGCGGGCGACAGCCTCGGCGGGCTGCGGGCCGATCTCGGCCCGCTCCCGCTCGGGGCCGTGGACGGGTCCGGGGTCGCCTGGTCCCTGGGGAAGCTGGACGGGTGGGGGTCCGCGTCGGTGCGGGCGGAGTACCAGCCGCGCGAGGGTGACCACGGCGCGTGGGCATCGCCGGTCTACCTCGGGGAGCGGCCGATCACGCTGGCCGGCACCATCACCGCGCCGGACCTGGCCGCGCTGGACGACGCGATGGAGCGGCTGCGGTCCGCGGCCGCGCTGACCGACACCCCGCTGGTCGTCCACGAGAGCACCCCGAAACTGGTCACGGTCCGGCGTGCGGGTGAGCCGCTGCTGGAGTACGTGACGGACCGGATCGCGTCGTACTCGGTGCTGGTCACGGCGGCGGACCCGCGGCGGTACGCCACGGTTCTGCAGCAGGGCAGTACCGGTCTGCCGGTCACCACCGGCGGGCTGACGCCGCCGTACGCCGTGCCGTACACGCTGGCGGCGACGACCGTGGCCGGGCAGGTCGACGCCTACAACGAAGGGTCGTTCGACACCCGCCCGGCCTTGGTGATCACCGGCCCGGTGTCCCGGCCGACGGTGTTCGGGCAGATGCCGGACGGCAGCGTACGGATGCTCCTGTACGGCCTGGACCTCGCCGACGGCGACCAGCTGGTCATCGACACCGACGCCCACACCGCGATCCTCAACGGCAATGTGTCCCGGCGCCGTTACCTGACCACGCCGCAGGGCTGGCCCACCATCCCCGCTCAGGCGGCCGTCAGCTACCAGTTCAGGGCGGCCGCCTACTCCCCTACCGCTCTGCTGACCGTCCGATGGCGCTCGGCCTGGATGTAA